In Mesoplodon densirostris isolate mMesDen1 chromosome 2, mMesDen1 primary haplotype, whole genome shotgun sequence, the DNA window TGGACTTAGTGGAGAGGGTGCTGGCAAGACTACAGATGGCTGGAGGGGAGCGGAGGAGATGAGAGGGACTCCTGCAAACTTCAAGCCTCACCTATCCTCAGCCTGGTGCTGAAGATTACCTCCCCACCACCAGGGGGCAGGGCTCCCCAGCCCCATGGGACTGCCCTTGCCCTGGCGGCTCGCCTTCTCCTGCCTTCTCCTGCCCACCGACCCCAGCCCACCCCCCTTTTACtgttaggttgaaccatatgaaattacgAGTTTTAAAGAATGGGTCCCACGTCAGCAATATCAAGTGGTCCAATTTACCAAtatttaataacaataaaaataacagcatCAGCCTCCTTCAGACTACCAGACTCTGCATTATATGAAGCACATTAGAAGCAATTCCGCTTGATCCGCACAGCCAGCTGGTGGCAGTTAGAGCCGCAAGAATCTCTCTCCAAGGTCACAGCTAACCTTCCAATCATCAAATCCAAGGGCGTTTTCTCAGTCCTCGACCCCAGCAGTCTCTCTGCGTCATGTGAGACTGATGGCCAGCCTGTCTGTTCTGGACACTCTCTCCTTTGGTTCTTATTGAGATGTGGTGGGGACCCACTGATTTTGGAGCCCTTGATTAGCTCTTTAGTGGCCCTGCCACTTCTAGGCTTTGGGATTTGGAGAAAATCACTTAAACTCTTtgagtttccttttcctttacctGCAAAAAAAGGGGCCTAATGATATCTACCTCACCAGAGTGTTGGGAGAATTAGATAAGTACACAGATGTACCAAGAGCATTTGGTGGGGTCAGCACTAACAGGGTGCAGTCTCATCATCACTCTCTGACATGGTCCTCCAGGCTCTCTCCTCCCTGTCTCTTTACGTCTGGTCCATCTCTCTTGCTGTGGTCTCCCACGGGCCCTGAATTGTTGGTGTTTCTCAGGGATTCCCCTTGGCATCTCTAACCACTCTGCTCTCCCTTCCTTGGCTGTTTCAACCACTCCCACAGAttcccctcacctctgccctgtaCAACCAACACTTACAGGCTCCCTCTAACTGGACAGTCCAGTTTTAACGTGTTCAGACTGATGTCCTCTCTACTCAGAAGGGAGTCTCTCCTGTGCTTCCCCTCTTGTTCCCAGCAACACCATCCATTCAGTGCCCAGGTTGGAAACCTTAGAGTCGCCCTCGGTTTCTCTCTTGCCCCTCATCCAGCGGGTCACTGGGTCTTATCAATCCTGCCTTTGTGGGCTTCTCTCCAACTCCTTTGAGGCTGCCCTAGTTCTCTTTCACCTGAAGTGCTGCAATGACCTCCTGtcttcccacccccagcctcgcctccctcacctccaccccctcaGCAGCCACAGTGCCTTTCAACAACACAATTACATCCCATCGCTCTGGCTTTCAATCCTTCAAGGAGTTCCACAGCTTCTGTAGTAAAACCCAAACTTCTAGACATAGCATTCAGAACCCTTCACCATCTGGTGCCACCTTGATTTCCACAGCCTCTCCTTTTGGTACTTTTCCCTATGGACCCCATCTTCTAGCCATATAGAATTATCATTGGCTCTTCAAATGCAGTCTGCACCCCACGTGCACGGCCCCATGCTTTTACCAAGCAGGTCTCTCTGCCTAAAATGCCCTCATTACTCTCTCTACGTTCCTGGGACATTTTGCCACATCATCGATGTAGCACTCCTCTGTCCTTGAGAGATGGTGAGCTCTTTGAAGGCAGAGACTACACCTTAGTTCTCTTTTCAAGCTGGTGCCTTTGAATTTAACCTAATTGATTAGTATAGAGGAAAGACTTAGACATGAAATCCCTGGTCTGATTCCAGGCTAGGGGTGCCAACCACGTTGCATCTGGGCCGTCATTTACCTCACCTCCTGCCCTTAACAGGTATCACTAATTCATCACAGTACTTTTTCCCTCACTGAACCTCAGAATCTTTCTCAGCATGGTGATACAGAGAGCCATTTTCAATCCAATGCAGTTAGCCTTACAAATGAAACCTATTTGTTATCCTGGCAGGTCTGGGTCAGAGCCAAAGGTCCCTATCTATCCTTCTTTCCCACTGTTTGCCATCCAGATCTGTGCCATCTACTTGCTATGGGAACTTCAGTCAATCTCTTCATCTCTCTagggctcagtttcctcacctaagGAGGCGATAAAACCTTCCATTGTTTGGTTGGGATTACAGGAAATAAAGTATGTGAAATCTGTAAGGCCTGTATGCAAATATAGGATATTATTATTAGCCTACTTtgcagatgaaagaaaaatatctacCAAATTagagaaactaaggctcagagaggcaaagtaaCTTGCTGATGTTTATTTAATGGCAAAGCCGGACCCTCTGTCTCCAAGTCCCGTGGACCTTCACTCATGTTGCCTCTCCACACCCATGTGGGCTTGATGATGCTCCAGCTACCTCCTGCCTTATTTGTCCTTTCTCCAGGGTAACAGTGATTCATGCAGTAGGACTTACTACAGCCCTGGAATTGGAGGAGGTTTCCAGTCCACCTCCTTCATCCTACCTCCCTATAATTCCATCATAATTCCCAAGGTGAAGCTCCCTCCAAAACCCATTCAACCTGCCAAGAGGTAGGAAAGGTGTTTAGTGAGGGATGACACATAGAACTCAGTTCCTACATCATGCCCTTTGGCCTCTTGCCCTCCTGCTTCCCCTTGGTGGCTCCAGCCAGCTGGCAGGCTGCTCAAAGCCCAGGATGAAGGGTAAAACATGGAGACGTTCGGGATCGCAACTCTGAAAAGAGAGGGCATTGGAGTTCAGTTAAGTTTCTTCTTCCCCTGAAATTGTTTCCCTCTCATAGGGGGCAAATGAAAGTACCAGGCTCTACTAAAATCTGTAAGGCCTGCAAAGTGCGGCCAGGGGGAAGTCAGGCTTGGGACTGGAGAGAAACAAGAACTGAGTGTTCTCCTGGTGTGCAGCCTACAGACGTGCAGGAAGCTGTCGAGAAAGGTGTGCTGACCCTTGTTATTGGCCAGGGGATGAGTGAGGCCTCGAAGGTACCCTCATCAACTGTGGAgtacctcaggaaacaaggcaTTGATGTGCGGGTCCTCCAGACAGAGCAGGCACTGAAGGAGGAAAATGCTTTGGTTACCCAAGGCATCAGGGTGGGAGGGGTCTTCCATTCCACCTGCTGATGGAGGCTTAAGAGAATAACTCActaagaaatgataaaaaaaaaaaatttaattttttaaagagcccAGGATGGCCAGGCCCCAGAAGATAAGGTTTttggggtggaggccagggagccACTGAGCTGTCACCAGATCTGCCACCAGAATCTGAGAAACCAGAGAGAGGCCAACCTGATGGGACCGGTTCCTTAGGGTCCTGGAACCAGTGGGGCTCCCCAcctgagagaagagagggaggctgACCTACCTCCCGGCTGAAGCTCCCTTCTCTATACCTTTCTCGCCTGTGATCTTAGAAGCTGTGTGGCTGTGATGAGGGAGGTCTTGGACCTAGTCGGTGGAGGGTCCGAGAGGCAGTGTAGGCGGCGGGGAGGCAGGAGAGTTACCCACTCCTGTCAATGATTCTCCTGTCAATCAGGAGAATCATTTCTGAACTGCTTCCTAGCCTGTGTTTTGTTCATCTTTGTGACCTCCTCGGTGCCTAGTTTAGAGCTTTGTCTGAGTATTTCTTGGCTTAAAAGAGCCCCATAGCATTGATATTGTacat includes these proteins:
- the LOC132503774 gene encoding uncharacterized protein LOC132503774, with the translated sequence MGSCQMFASVQTPPVLSAWADWDHCPFFRPNPQAVPSVPCEKGTVFLQRTAQSGVPQGPPFPQLEREDDFLTHAAHGDCLFDAPASSPSSHPPAPPARSLSESPQRLRLPMAGQMKVPGSTKICKACKVRPGGSQAWDWRETRTECSPGVQPTDVQEAVEKGVLTLVIGQGMSEASKVPSSTVEYLRKQGIDVRVLQTEQALKEENALVTQGIRVGGVFHSTC